Proteins from a single region of Candidatus Wallbacteria bacterium:
- a CDS encoding polysaccharide pyruvyl transferase family protein: MGSKKKLRVLLAGYYGFDNFGDEALLETTRVLLEKSGLEYGLEPDISVLDNQSREGLQSVPRFNFFKVLKAIRKSRLIVFGGGGIFQNQTSNRSLFYYLALVWLARLLRKRVILLGVGLVPITGFFQKIAALITLYGLPITVRDRESKNFLNSFRIQATLSSDLLFNSSATGLELAGTSAAKVFLNVRSFSSDADDLGFSAVVRYLSGKNVAVTALSLAPEDTVTLKKKFRHHNIVTDFVVLNKSPYEFHPHCRQGGIVLGMRLHSLIVATLYRIPFIGISLDPKIRAFAAEADFPVYTLSNPELIPALEKMLETPEEYSKKIDSALERFRKRAIQNENLIKRIFRELKEQ, encoded by the coding sequence ATGGGCTCTAAAAAGAAGCTGCGTGTCTTACTGGCCGGATATTATGGATTCGACAACTTCGGGGACGAGGCTCTGCTGGAAACAACCAGAGTCCTGCTTGAAAAATCCGGTCTGGAGTATGGCCTGGAACCGGACATTTCCGTACTGGACAATCAATCCCGCGAAGGGTTGCAAAGCGTGCCCAGATTCAATTTTTTCAAAGTTCTGAAGGCGATTCGAAAATCACGGCTGATTGTTTTTGGGGGAGGCGGTATTTTTCAGAATCAGACCAGCAATCGCTCCCTTTTTTACTATCTCGCTCTGGTCTGGCTGGCCAGACTGCTGAGGAAAAGAGTAATACTGCTGGGAGTCGGATTGGTACCGATCACAGGTTTTTTCCAGAAGATTGCTGCCTTGATTACTCTTTACGGGCTCCCGATTACAGTGAGAGACAGAGAAAGTAAAAACTTTCTTAATTCCTTCAGGATTCAAGCCACACTCTCGTCCGATCTTCTGTTCAATTCTTCTGCAACCGGACTGGAACTTGCCGGCACAAGTGCGGCAAAGGTTTTTCTGAATGTCAGATCCTTCAGTTCAGATGCAGATGACTTGGGATTTTCCGCTGTCGTCAGATATCTTTCCGGGAAAAATGTCGCAGTTACAGCACTGTCCCTTGCTCCTGAAGATACAGTAACCCTGAAAAAAAAATTCCGGCATCACAACATTGTCACTGATTTTGTGGTTTTGAATAAAAGTCCCTATGAATTTCACCCGCATTGCAGACAGGGAGGGATCGTGCTTGGAATGAGGCTTCACAGCCTGATTGTTGCAACACTGTATAGGATCCCTTTCATCGGGATCAGCCTGGACCCGAAGATCAGAGCATTTGCAGCTGAGGCTGATTTTCCTGTGTACACGCTCTCAAATCCGGAACTGATTCCTGCCCTGGAAAAAATGCTTGAGACTCCAGAGGAATACTCAAAAAAGATAGATTCAGCTCTTGAACGATTCAGAAAAAGGGCGATTCAGAATGAAAATCTAATAAAAAGGATTTTTCGAGAGCTGAAGGAACAATAA
- a CDS encoding ATP-dependent DNA helicase: protein MLSGEIFSLDGLLSQKLPGFEYREQQQTMAAAVEEAICNQKLLLVEAGPGTGKSLAYLFPALCSGRLPVIVSTHTINLQNQLLKKDIPQIEAILQRRIKALLLKGRNNYVCRKKVEEIGKNGLEVTLFNQKEVKKSLALYERIVALGAGDKEEIPFPVPAVLWQELSSDTETCLRGKCPFIKSCHFHNVRKKISESELIVTNHALFFNELLNRISGVEECYPLLIFDEAHHLIRVATDYYTVRLNQKRFQKILGHLHKQVTLGKSAPTTPKHFSLSTMIRETEKKAQEYFSLLQINRDRRTEVTLDSLRPDRLDDLFNSLVIIREKALNLIRDGALRLENPEFMDFFGNFIDSVGIFLNFDAEEHVFYLEKNENSLQLNATRSSVAELLFSELFSGERACVLTSATLGVEGDFSYLKKNLGIPDATGLGLDSPFDFESQALLYASKSLPDVESADFLPEAGLALEELLESSQGRAFLLFTSYSMLDRFWEHLADSLKIKGFSPMRQGELSRSLVLDEFKRLEKPVLFATDSFWEGVDVPGDDLSLVVVMRLPFAVPDDPLQKRRNEIVSAAGENPFKVLSLPEAILKLRQGFGRLIRTATDRGVLAIMDNRFQKKSYGRIIRDSLPKMRITDSLATVREFFNGL from the coding sequence ATGCTTTCCGGAGAGATCTTTTCACTGGACGGCCTTCTTTCGCAGAAATTACCCGGATTTGAATATCGTGAACAGCAGCAGACAATGGCGGCAGCAGTTGAAGAAGCCATCTGCAATCAGAAACTGCTGCTTGTCGAAGCCGGTCCCGGCACAGGTAAAAGCCTTGCCTATCTGTTCCCCGCCCTCTGCTCTGGCAGGTTACCGGTGATAGTCTCCACCCATACCATCAATCTTCAGAATCAGCTGCTTAAAAAAGACATTCCGCAGATCGAAGCCATACTTCAGCGCAGGATCAAGGCTTTGCTCCTTAAAGGCAGGAACAACTATGTCTGCAGGAAGAAAGTCGAAGAGATCGGGAAGAATGGGCTGGAAGTCACTCTTTTTAATCAGAAAGAAGTGAAGAAAAGCCTGGCACTTTATGAACGGATCGTCGCACTGGGTGCGGGAGACAAGGAAGAAATCCCTTTCCCTGTACCTGCGGTTCTCTGGCAGGAATTGTCTTCAGACACTGAAACCTGCCTGAGGGGTAAGTGCCCTTTCATTAAAAGCTGCCACTTTCATAATGTCAGGAAAAAAATTTCTGAATCTGAGCTGATTGTTACCAATCATGCCCTTTTTTTCAACGAATTACTGAATCGGATTTCCGGCGTAGAAGAATGCTATCCTTTGCTGATCTTTGATGAAGCGCACCATCTGATCAGAGTGGCTACTGACTATTACACAGTCAGGTTGAATCAGAAGAGATTCCAGAAAATCCTCGGGCATCTCCATAAACAGGTGACCCTGGGAAAGTCCGCTCCTACGACTCCTAAACATTTCAGCCTCAGTACCATGATCAGGGAGACAGAAAAGAAAGCACAGGAGTATTTCTCGCTGCTGCAGATAAACCGCGACAGGAGGACTGAAGTTACTCTTGATTCGCTCAGGCCTGACAGGCTGGACGATCTTTTCAACTCTCTTGTGATCATCAGGGAAAAGGCTCTCAATCTAATCCGCGATGGAGCATTGAGACTGGAAAATCCTGAATTCATGGATTTTTTTGGCAACTTTATCGACTCTGTAGGGATTTTTCTCAATTTTGATGCTGAAGAGCATGTTTTTTATCTGGAGAAGAATGAGAACTCACTGCAGCTCAATGCTACAAGAAGTTCAGTGGCCGAGCTTCTTTTCAGCGAGTTGTTTTCAGGTGAGCGTGCTTGCGTTTTGACAAGTGCCACTCTTGGAGTGGAGGGTGATTTCAGCTATCTGAAGAAAAACCTGGGTATTCCGGACGCTACCGGACTTGGCCTTGATTCGCCGTTTGATTTTGAGTCCCAGGCGCTCCTTTATGCCTCAAAATCGTTACCTGATGTGGAAAGCGCAGATTTTCTGCCTGAAGCGGGCCTGGCACTCGAAGAACTGCTGGAATCCAGCCAGGGACGGGCATTTCTTCTCTTTACATCATACTCCATGCTGGATAGATTCTGGGAACATCTTGCGGATTCACTGAAGATCAAAGGATTTTCACCAATGCGTCAGGGTGAACTTTCCCGGTCGCTGGTGCTGGATGAATTCAAGCGGCTCGAAAAACCGGTGCTTTTCGCCACCGACAGTTTCTGGGAAGGTGTGGACGTTCCAGGCGATGATCTTTCACTGGTGGTAGTGATGAGATTACCTTTTGCGGTTCCTGATGATCCGCTCCAGAAGCGGAGAAATGAGATCGTGTCTGCTGCCGGAGAAAACCCGTTCAAGGTGTTATCCCTGCCTGAAGCCATCCTCAAGCTGAGGCAGGGATTCGGCAGACTGATCCGTACTGCGACCGACCGGGGAGTGCTGGCGATCATGGACAACAGATTCCAGAAAAAATCCTACGGCAGGATCATCCGTGATTCGCTGCCCAAGATGAGAATCACGGATTCGCTGGCCACTGTCAGGGAGTTTTTTAATGGGCTCTAA
- a CDS encoding CarD family transcriptional regulator produces MTVKLPFKVNEVIVHPVHGIVLVKEIKEQEILGERKKYYVLKPLFERLSEVMIPVDRIQILGVRKAINSEEIIKIFQTIQESPQDFGTVMTNWGAQYQKNLKMVQSGDIISVCRILKYLAERRKKRHLSKTDDDLYDKALNLVVSEISHVLNLDSIEIRIMLEFVLDSEPTA; encoded by the coding sequence ATGACGGTTAAACTGCCTTTCAAGGTCAATGAAGTGATAGTGCATCCCGTCCACGGGATTGTGCTTGTCAAGGAAATCAAGGAACAGGAAATACTCGGTGAGCGGAAAAAATACTATGTGCTGAAGCCTCTTTTCGAACGCCTGTCTGAAGTGATGATCCCGGTCGACAGGATTCAGATTCTGGGAGTGAGAAAAGCCATCAATTCTGAAGAGATCATCAAAATTTTCCAGACAATCCAGGAATCTCCTCAGGATTTCGGCACTGTGATGACCAACTGGGGTGCCCAGTATCAGAAAAACCTAAAGATGGTGCAGAGCGGCGATATCATTTCAGTCTGCAGAATTCTTAAGTATCTGGCCGAACGACGCAAAAAACGTCACCTTTCCAAGACTGATGATGATTTGTATGACAAGGCATTGAATTTAGTTGTTTCAGAGATTTCTCATGTACTCAACCTGGACAGCATTGAGATCAGGATCATGCTCGAGTTCGTGCTGGACAGTGAACCCACAGCCTGA
- the lepB gene encoding signal peptidase I, protein MILKEKVLWFVSLPRILSRNFLLWLLLDPSQHQDVRDRRESVADRISSGFDVIFSALIVAFAIRATVVQAYYIPSASMRNTFMESDKLLANKAAFWFHPIKRGDILIFKYPLDNRDFIKRCIGLPGDKIQILNHRLYLNGKPMEEPYLREEMDRDFPELLQVPEGKLFMMGDNRNNSDDSRFWGFLPIGNVKGKALLIYWPLKRIRMVKHFSLEG, encoded by the coding sequence ATGATACTAAAAGAAAAAGTTCTGTGGTTTGTTTCTTTGCCCAGGATTTTAAGTAGAAATTTTCTTCTCTGGCTGCTGCTTGATCCAAGTCAGCACCAGGATGTCAGGGACAGACGGGAAAGCGTTGCAGATCGTATCAGCTCCGGATTCGATGTGATCTTTTCAGCACTTATTGTAGCCTTCGCCATCAGAGCTACTGTGGTTCAGGCCTATTACATCCCCTCGGCTTCAATGAGAAACACCTTTATGGAATCCGACAAACTGCTGGCTAACAAGGCCGCTTTCTGGTTTCATCCCATCAAAAGAGGGGACATTCTCATTTTCAAGTATCCCCTGGACAACCGTGATTTCATCAAGCGCTGCATCGGCCTGCCAGGAGACAAGATACAAATCTTGAACCATCGCTTGTACCTCAATGGTAAGCCGATGGAAGAACCCTATCTGCGTGAAGAAATGGACAGGGATTTTCCTGAGTTGCTGCAGGTACCTGAAGGCAAGCTCTTCATGATGGGAGACAACCGCAACAACAGCGATGACAGCCGCTTCTGGGGATTTCTGCCGATAGGTAATGTTAAGGGAAAGGCATTGCTGATTTACTGGCCCTTGAAGCGCATCCGCATGGTCAAGCACTTCTCTTTGGAGGGATAA
- a CDS encoding DUF192 domain-containing protein, whose protein sequence is MADGFWLRFKGLMGRSGLDQGEGLLLSPCNMVHMFFMQFPLDLIFLNQDMEILETVESLKPWRLSRLVKKSCQVLECPVGTISRNGISRGEKLELREMR, encoded by the coding sequence GTGGCGGACGGATTCTGGCTCAGATTCAAAGGTTTGATGGGAAGATCCGGACTTGATCAGGGCGAAGGGCTCTTATTGTCACCGTGCAATATGGTACACATGTTCTTCATGCAGTTTCCACTTGATCTTATTTTTTTAAATCAAGACATGGAGATTCTGGAGACCGTGGAATCCCTGAAACCCTGGCGATTATCCCGGTTAGTGAAAAAATCCTGCCAGGTCCTGGAATGCCCTGTGGGAACTATTTCCAGGAACGGCATTTCCAGAGGGGAAAAACTTGAACTCAGAGAAATGCGATAA
- a CDS encoding PTS sugar transporter subunit IIA, whose amino-acid sequence MSCNWLNDDTVKLELSSTKKDEILKELIALTVKSGEITNQEEFTRAIFDREAKITTGIGSGIAIPHARSNAVDEFVMAFARSRKGLDFKSLDDRPVHLFFILGAPLEHDEEYLETMAKLSKLLKEANFRKKILDAKTKEEIIRIISGDKE is encoded by the coding sequence ATGAGCTGCAATTGGCTGAATGATGATACCGTTAAGCTGGAACTGTCGTCTACCAAGAAAGACGAGATTCTGAAGGAATTGATCGCATTAACAGTTAAATCCGGTGAGATCACCAATCAGGAAGAATTCACCAGGGCGATTTTCGACAGGGAAGCCAAGATTACCACAGGGATCGGCTCCGGCATTGCCATTCCGCATGCCAGATCCAATGCTGTGGATGAATTTGTGATGGCTTTCGCCCGCTCCAGAAAAGGCCTGGATTTCAAGTCTCTTGACGACAGACCTGTCCATCTCTTCTTCATACTCGGCGCTCCGCTCGAACACGATGAAGAATATCTCGAAACCATGGCCAAGCTGTCAAAATTGCTGAAAGAAGCAAACTTCAGAAAGAAGATCCTGGACGCTAAGACTAAGGAAGAGATCATCAGGATTATCAGTGGTGACAAGGAATGA
- the metK gene encoding methionine adenosyltransferase encodes MPKNFVFTSESVTEGHPDKMADQISDAILDSIMEKDPMGRVACETLVTTGMAVIAGEITTSCYVEIPKLVRGVVEEIGYTNADYGFDHKTCAVIVCLGEQSPDIAQGVNASLEAREGQKKDNFEAIGAGDQGMMFGYACKDTPDFMPAPIYYAHKLTKRLAEVRKKGILQFLRPDGKAQITLEYKDDKPYKATNVVIAAQHHPDVEDSDLREAIIEEVIKKVIPHEFLKKDTVYHVNRTGRFVIGGPHGDSGLTGRKIIVDTYGGWARHGGGAFSGKDPTKVDRSAAYAARYVAKNIVASGIAEKCEIELAYVIGVAHPLSIHVETFGTGKIADDKIVELIRKHFDLRPAAIINYLNLRRPIYKQIAAYGHFGRKELDLTWEHTDMVDVLREDAGIKK; translated from the coding sequence GATGGGACGCGTGGCGTGTGAAACTCTGGTGACAACAGGTATGGCTGTAATCGCCGGGGAAATCACGACCAGCTGCTATGTGGAAATTCCCAAACTTGTAAGGGGCGTTGTGGAGGAAATCGGTTACACAAACGCAGATTACGGATTTGACCATAAGACCTGTGCTGTGATCGTCTGCCTTGGAGAACAGTCTCCGGATATTGCGCAGGGAGTGAATGCCTCGCTGGAAGCCCGCGAAGGCCAGAAAAAAGACAACTTTGAAGCCATCGGAGCCGGCGACCAGGGGATGATGTTCGGATACGCCTGCAAGGATACTCCGGATTTCATGCCTGCCCCGATATATTATGCACATAAGCTTACCAAGAGGCTGGCTGAAGTCAGGAAAAAGGGAATCCTGCAGTTTCTAAGACCAGACGGCAAAGCCCAGATCACTCTTGAATATAAAGACGACAAGCCTTACAAAGCTACCAATGTGGTAATCGCCGCCCAGCATCATCCCGATGTGGAAGACTCTGACCTGCGTGAAGCGATCATCGAAGAAGTCATCAAGAAGGTGATTCCTCATGAGTTTCTTAAGAAAGATACGGTTTATCATGTGAACCGAACCGGCAGGTTCGTGATCGGCGGACCGCACGGCGATTCCGGTCTTACAGGCAGGAAGATCATTGTAGACACATACGGCGGCTGGGCCAGGCATGGCGGCGGAGCTTTTTCAGGCAAGGATCCGACCAAAGTCGACCGCTCAGCGGCTTATGCAGCCCGTTATGTGGCCAAGAACATTGTGGCATCCGGCATTGCAGAAAAATGCGAGATTGAGCTGGCTTATGTGATCGGCGTGGCACATCCGCTCTCGATCCATGTCGAAACCTTTGGCACTGGTAAAATCGCAGATGATAAAATTGTAGAACTGATTCGCAAGCATTTCGACCTCAGACCGGCGGCGATTATCAATTACCTCAATCTGCGCAGGCCGATCTACAAGCAGATCGCTGCATACGGACATTTCGGCAGGAAGGAACTGGACCTGACCTGGGAGCATACGGATATGGTGGATGTTCTCAGAGAAGACGCAGGGATTAAAAAATAA
- a CDS encoding OAM dimerization domain-containing protein, with protein sequence MRIPVDLKSVRPYGDTLNDGAMQLSFTLPVPEGAKAKEAALTLLKKMGFSEASIVCQSDLGNNFTYFVAYGKTTIDVDYQNIKVVEIETRKMGMYEINDFIKSHFNRKLVVVGACTGDDAHTVGIDAIMNMKGYAGHYGLERYSEIDAYNFGSQVPNEELISRAREKNADAILVSQVVTQKDAHIKNLTQFIEIAEAEDIREQMLLIIGGPRIDHKLALELGFDAGFGPGSFADDVASFIVEKLLERKSAVKS encoded by the coding sequence ATGCGAATTCCGGTAGATCTGAAAAGCGTCAGACCTTACGGCGACACCCTGAACGACGGCGCCATGCAGCTTTCCTTCACACTGCCTGTACCTGAAGGAGCCAAAGCCAAGGAAGCAGCTCTGACTCTTTTGAAAAAAATGGGATTTTCTGAAGCCAGCATTGTCTGCCAGTCGGATCTGGGAAATAATTTCACTTACTTTGTGGCATACGGCAAGACTACGATTGACGTCGACTACCAGAACATCAAAGTAGTGGAGATCGAAACCAGGAAGATGGGGATGTATGAAATCAATGATTTCATCAAGAGCCATTTCAATCGGAAGCTCGTGGTAGTCGGTGCCTGCACTGGAGACGACGCGCACACTGTCGGTATCGACGCCATCATGAACATGAAGGGTTACGCAGGTCACTATGGCCTTGAGCGATATTCTGAGATCGACGCCTACAATTTCGGTTCTCAGGTTCCCAACGAGGAACTGATCAGCAGAGCCAGAGAGAAAAACGCAGATGCGATTCTGGTTTCCCAGGTCGTCACTCAGAAAGATGCCCACATTAAAAATCTCACCCAGTTCATAGAAATCGCCGAAGCTGAAGACATCAGGGAACAAATGCTCCTGATCATCGGCGGGCCGAGAATCGATCACAAACTGGCGCTGGAACTGGGATTCGACGCAGGATTCGGACCAGGGTCATTTGCGGACGATGTAGCTTCGTTTATCGTGGAAAAGCTGCTGGAAAGAAAGTCTGCGGTAAAGTCATAA